One stretch of Bosea vaviloviae DNA includes these proteins:
- a CDS encoding acetolactate synthase large subunit, translating into MKKGSDLLVEALENEGVDRIFGVPGEENLDVVESLRTSGIKLILTRHEQAAAFMAATHGRLTGKPGVCIATLGPGALNFSTGAAYAHLGAMPMILITGQKAIMTAKQARFQIVDVVASMKPLTKMTRQIVSVASIPSVVRDAFRVAMEERPGPVHLELPEDVAAEEIADASVIPVHPLERPVAQATALDRAAAMILAAKHPLVMIGAAGNRPRLVEELSSFVRRTRLPFFNTQMGKGAVTGGSNLYMGTAALSERDYVHQAVDKADLIIAIGHDTIEKPPFLMKSAGGSKVIHIGYQSANVEQVYHPDAEVIGDIGATVTGLADRLEGKLEADPSMLALRQTILARINDRAEEDRFPVTPQRIVHDIRQVMPEDGIVCLDNGMYKIWFARNYRTHVANTLLLDNALATMGAGLPSAMMAAMLYPERRVMAVCGDGGFMMNSQEMETAVRLGLNLVVVILNDNAYGMIRWKQSVDNFPDFGMTFGNPDFVRYAQAYGAKGSRVASVEDLVPTLEAAFTGGGVHLVEIPIDYSENTRVLVEELRNRSPDIQLA; encoded by the coding sequence ATGAAGAAGGGCTCCGACCTCCTGGTTGAAGCGCTCGAGAACGAGGGCGTCGACCGCATTTTCGGTGTGCCGGGCGAGGAGAATCTCGATGTCGTCGAGTCGCTTCGCACCTCCGGCATCAAGCTGATCCTGACGCGGCACGAGCAGGCGGCGGCCTTCATGGCCGCGACCCATGGCCGCTTGACCGGCAAACCCGGCGTCTGCATCGCGACGCTTGGACCTGGCGCGCTCAATTTCTCGACCGGGGCGGCCTATGCCCATCTCGGCGCCATGCCGATGATCCTGATCACCGGCCAGAAGGCGATCATGACCGCCAAGCAGGCGCGCTTCCAGATCGTCGATGTCGTCGCCTCGATGAAGCCATTGACCAAGATGACGCGGCAGATCGTCAGCGTCGCCAGCATCCCATCCGTGGTGCGCGACGCCTTCCGCGTCGCGATGGAGGAGCGGCCGGGTCCGGTCCATCTCGAATTGCCCGAGGATGTCGCAGCCGAGGAGATCGCGGATGCCTCGGTCATTCCGGTCCACCCGCTGGAGCGCCCGGTCGCTCAAGCCACCGCGCTCGACCGCGCCGCCGCAATGATCCTGGCCGCCAAGCACCCGCTCGTCATGATCGGCGCAGCCGGAAACCGGCCACGCCTCGTGGAAGAGCTGTCCTCCTTCGTGCGGCGCACGCGCCTGCCCTTCTTCAACACGCAGATGGGCAAGGGCGCCGTCACCGGTGGCTCGAACCTCTATATGGGCACCGCCGCGCTCTCAGAGCGCGACTACGTCCATCAGGCCGTCGACAAGGCGGACCTGATCATCGCGATCGGTCACGATACCATCGAGAAGCCGCCCTTCCTGATGAAAAGCGCCGGCGGCTCGAAGGTCATCCATATCGGCTACCAATCGGCCAATGTCGAACAGGTCTACCATCCCGACGCCGAGGTGATCGGCGATATCGGCGCGACGGTGACGGGGCTGGCGGACAGGCTCGAAGGCAAGCTCGAAGCCGACCCGTCGATGCTGGCGCTGCGCCAGACGATCCTTGCCCGGATCAATGATCGCGCCGAGGAGGATCGCTTTCCGGTCACGCCGCAGCGCATCGTCCACGACATCCGCCAGGTCATGCCGGAGGACGGCATCGTCTGCCTCGACAACGGCATGTACAAGATCTGGTTCGCCCGGAACTACCGCACCCATGTCGCCAACACGCTGCTGCTCGACAATGCGCTGGCGACGATGGGAGCCGGCCTGCCCTCGGCGATGATGGCGGCGATGCTCTATCCCGAACGACGCGTCATGGCGGTGTGCGGCGATGGCGGCTTCATGATGAATTCGCAGGAGATGGAGACCGCCGTCCGGCTCGGCCTCAACCTCGTCGTCGTCATCCTCAACGACAACGCCTATGGCATGATCCGCTGGAAGCAGTCGGTCGATAATTTCCCCGATTTCGGAATGACCTTCGGCAATCCCGATTTCGTGCGGTATGCGCAAGCCTATGGCGCCAAAGGCTCGCGGGTTGCCTCCGTCGAAGATCTCGTGCCGACGCTGGAGGCCGCCTTCACTGGGGGCGGCGTCCATCTCGTCGAGATCCCGATCGACTATTCCGAGAACACCCGCGTGCTTGTCGAGGAACTGCGCAACCGCAGCCCCGACATCCAGCTCGCCTGA
- a CDS encoding aldehyde dehydrogenase family protein, with the protein MLQVVQAFDRAPITEIATDDAAALEAKLQAAERVFRNRDGWLKPHERMAILRRLAGLIAGKRDHLALQIAREGGKPLPDAIVEVTRAIDGVHNAADELRNLSGREIPMGLSPAAVDRWAFTTKEPIGIVAAISAFNHPLNLIVHQVAPAIATGCPVIIKPAGTTPLSCLDFVALVHEAGLPEAWCQSFVPETTELAEKLATDPRIGFLSFIGSAKVGWYLHSKLAHGARSALEHGGVAPAIVDKSANLEAIIEPMVKGGYYHAGQVCVSTQRIYVHDSIVNDFTERLVARVKKLRTGDPVLKDTEVGPLITPKEADRVASWIDEAVKGGAKLLTGGKRLSETTLEPTVLVDPSEEARISREEIFGPAVAIYRYRDLDDAIARANSLPVAFQASIFAQDIDIALRAANRLDASAVMINDPTTFRTDWMPFAGRRESGYATGGIPFTMRDMTQEKMILMRRS; encoded by the coding sequence ATGCTGCAGGTCGTACAGGCCTTCGATCGCGCGCCGATCACCGAGATCGCGACCGACGACGCGGCCGCCCTGGAAGCCAAGCTCCAGGCGGCCGAGCGCGTCTTCCGCAACCGCGACGGCTGGCTCAAGCCGCATGAACGGATGGCGATCCTGCGCCGGTTGGCCGGGCTGATCGCGGGCAAGCGCGACCATCTCGCTTTGCAGATCGCACGCGAAGGCGGCAAGCCCCTGCCGGACGCGATCGTAGAGGTCACCCGCGCCATCGACGGCGTGCACAACGCCGCCGACGAGTTGCGCAACCTCAGTGGCCGCGAGATCCCGATGGGCCTGTCGCCGGCCGCTGTCGATCGCTGGGCCTTCACCACCAAGGAGCCGATCGGCATCGTCGCCGCGATCTCGGCCTTCAACCATCCGCTGAACCTGATCGTGCATCAGGTCGCCCCTGCGATCGCCACCGGCTGCCCGGTCATCATCAAGCCGGCGGGCACGACGCCGCTCTCCTGTCTCGACTTCGTCGCGCTCGTGCATGAGGCTGGGCTGCCGGAGGCCTGGTGCCAGAGCTTCGTCCCCGAAACGACCGAGCTTGCCGAAAAACTCGCGACCGATCCGCGTATCGGCTTCCTCAGCTTCATCGGCTCGGCCAAGGTCGGCTGGTATCTCCATAGCAAGCTTGCCCATGGCGCGCGCTCGGCGCTGGAGCATGGCGGCGTCGCGCCTGCGATCGTCGACAAGAGCGCCAATCTCGAAGCGATCATCGAGCCGATGGTGAAGGGCGGCTACTACCATGCCGGCCAGGTCTGCGTGTCGACGCAGCGTATCTATGTGCATGATTCCATCGTCAACGACTTCACCGAGCGGCTCGTGGCGCGGGTGAAGAAGCTGCGCACCGGGGATCCCGTGCTGAAGGACACTGAAGTCGGCCCGCTGATCACGCCGAAGGAAGCCGACCGCGTCGCCTCCTGGATCGACGAGGCGGTGAAGGGCGGCGCCAAGCTGCTGACCGGCGGCAAGCGGCTCTCCGAGACGACGCTGGAGCCGACCGTGCTGGTCGATCCTTCCGAGGAGGCACGCATCTCGCGGGAGGAGATCTTCGGCCCGGCCGTCGCGATCTACCGCTATCGCGATCTCGACGATGCGATCGCCCGGGCCAATTCCCTGCCGGTCGCCTTCCAGGCCAGCATCTTCGCGCAGGACATCGACATCGCCTTGCGCGCCGCCAACCGGCTCGATGCCTCAGCCGTCATGATCAATGATCCGACGACCTTCCGCACCGACTGGATGCCCTTCGCCGGCCGCCGCGAATCCGGCTACGCCACCGGCGGCATCCCCTTCACCATGCGCGACATGACGCAGGAGAAGATGATCCTGATGCGCCGGAGCTAG